Proteins encoded by one window of Microplitis mediator isolate UGA2020A chromosome 1, iyMicMedi2.1, whole genome shotgun sequence:
- the LOC130669384 gene encoding uncharacterized protein LOC130669384 yields the protein MMFMRNVILSALFVSVSCYEVKNGNLPLKNPPITHTDMAQLFELCFANTSNPIAITENLVETFHKNLPIAIKAPVIVINKKFNVKDIQLYYPTYPMYILSVSSAQEMFKLLVKLNHSPLWSRKSKFFVIFETNKPCVNSWEILERLWGFNVLSSIIACSGTSNETSLFTYNPFTRRAPDPWVNTNMYYLDFENRPVFLYNQSFSNDHKICETLFFDKTEFLDGYPVNIAATYSTTDFLLRVVFNSLNMTSQVTYFGNNIHKLFWSIENEKNDICTSYKYDMDPRSVDTVPLKREAYFIIVTQKANFLSASSEIANVIDINGAIAIIFLLLLITLLIVLHNEYQIGLAVLDVLKLLMSMGIDAPLDRLAMKITFFTGFFFVFLFSPLLVGQIFAVLTRPPTYNIESLKDLYDHKYHVYCPTIVEDHIMEEQLWNTVEADKYLHSEDSYDFFVDCSTRVSTNNTVACILPDEELINDAVKKNLHISERFMLKVSAFYQTTHDWVLADRFYHKGLNFQESGIFYRLSKVPLKNSLKKIKAKERLKKIVDYQTIDAVDLTYLYVFMAFFQFLAIIVFGIEYIIGRYRRPRQ from the exons atgatgtTCATGAGGAATGTTATTTTAAGTGCATTGTTTGTAAGTGTTTCATGCTATGAAGTAAAAAACGGCAACTTACCACTAAAGAACCCTCCAATCACACACACAGatatg gctcaactttttgaactttgttTTGCAAATACATCAAATCCAATCGCAATAACGGAAAATTTGGTAGAGacttttcacaaaaatttgCCTATTGCAATAAAGGCGCCTGTCATTGTCatcaacaaaaaattcaacgtCAAAGACATTCAACTTTACTATCCAACTTATCCGatgtatattttatcagtGTCGAGTGCTCAGGAGATGTTCAAACTCTtagtaaaattgaatcattcacCGTTATGGAGCcgaaaatccaaattttttgtgaTCTTCGAAACCAACAAACCTTGCGTAAATTCATGGGAAATTCTCGAAAGACTGTGGGGGTTTAATGTTTTATCAAGTATCATAGCATGCTCCGGAACCAGTAATGAAACAAGCCTTTTTACTTATAATCCATTCACAAGACGAGCACCCGATCCTTGGGTCAACACTAACATGTATTATTTGGACTTCGAAAATCGACCAGTGTTTCTTTAcaatcaatctttttcaaaCG atcATAAAATATGTGAGACTCTCTTCTTCGATAAAACTGAATTTCTTGATGGCTATCCCGTCAATATTGCCGCAACTTATAGCACTACTGATTTCCTACTTCGTGTCGtatttaattctttaaatATGACTTCACAAGTAACTTACTTTGgtaataatattcataaattgtTTTGGTCAatagagaatgaaaaaaacgaTATCTGTACCTCATACAAATACGATATGGACCCTCGTAGTGTAGACACAGTGCCACTGAAGCGCGAagcatattttattatagtaaCACAAAAGGCAAATTTTCTATCGGCATCTAGTGAAATTGCAAATGTAATCGATATTAATGGAGCTATAGcgataatttttcttcttcttctaatTACCCTCTTGATTGTTTTGCACAATGAGTATCAAATCGGATTGGCTGTTCTGGATGTCCTGAAGTTGCTGATGAGTATGGGAATCGATGCACCCCTTGACCGTCTCGCCATGAAAATCACTTTCTTCACgggattttttttcgtttttttatttagtccaTTGCTTGTGGGACAAATATTTGCCGTATTAACTCGCCCGCCGACTTATAACATCGAGTCCCTTAAAGACTTGTACGATCATAAGTATCACGTATATTGTCCAACGATAGTTGAGGATCATATTATGGAAGAGCAATTATGGAATACTGTTGAGGCCGATAAATATTTGCATTCAGAAGATTCCTATGACTTTTTCGTCGATTGTTCGACACGAGTCAGCACAAATAATACGGTTGCATGTATACTTCCAGATGAAGAATTAATTAACGAtgctgtcaaaaaaaatttgcatatATCAGAGCGTTTCATGCTGAAAGTATCAGCTTTTTATCAGACAACTCACGATTGGGTTCTGGCGGATCGATTTTACCATAAAGGATTAAACTTTCAAGAATCCGGGATCTTTTATCGACTAAGTAAAGTTCCCCTGAAGAATTCACTGAAGAAGATAAAAGCTAAGGAAAGACTTAAGAAAATCGTTGATTATCAAACAATTGACGCTGTAGATTTAAcgtatttatatgtatttatggcATTTTTCCAGTTTTTGGCCATTATTGTTTTTGGCATTGAGTATATTATCGGACGTTATCGCCGTccaagacaataa
- the LOC130673756 gene encoding uncharacterized protein LOC130673756, which translates to MTPQVTYFTDNIYKLFWSIKGGENDIATSYKYSMDPRSVDTVPLKREAYFIIVTQKANFQSASYEIANVIDINGAIAIIFLLLLITLLIVLHNEYQIGLAVLDVLKLLMSMGIDAPLDRLAMKITFFTGFFFVFLFSPLLVGQIFAVLTRPPTYNIESLKDLYDHKYHVYCPSIVKDYIIEEQLWNTVEAEKYLHSEDSYDFFVDCSTRVSTNNTVACILPDEVLINYAVKKNLHISERFMLKVSAFYQTTHDWVLADRFYHKGLNFQESGIFDRLSKVPLKNSLKKIKAKERLKKIVDYQTIDAVDLTYLYVFMAFFHCLAVIVFGIEYIIGRYRRPRQ; encoded by the coding sequence aTGACTCCACAAGTAACttactttactgataatatttacaaattattttggtCAATAAAGGGTGGAGAAAACGATATCGCTACCTCATACAAATACAGTATGGACCCTCGTAGTGTAGACACAGTGCCACTGAAGCGCGAagcatattttattatagtaaCACAAAAGgcaaattttcaatcagcATCCTATGAAATTGCAAATGTAATTGATATTAATGGAGCTATAGcgataatttttcttcttcttctaatAACCCTCTTGATTGTATTGCACAATGAGTATCAGATCGGATTGGCTGTTCTGGATGTCCTGAAGCTGCTGATGAGTATGGGGATCGATGCACCTCTCGACCGTCTCGCCATGAAAATCACCTTCTTCACgggattttttttcgtttttttatttagtccaTTGCTTGTGGGACAAATATTTGCCGTATTAACTCGCCCGCCGACTTATAACATTGAGTCCCTTAAAGACTTGTACGATCATAAGTATCACGTATATTGTCCATCGATAGTTAAGGATTATATTATAGAAGAGCAATTATGGAATACTGTTGAGGCCGAGAAATATTTGCATTCAGAAGATTCCTATGACTTTTTCGTCGATTGTTCGACACGAGTCAGCACAAATAATACGGTTGCATGTATACTTCCAGATGaagtattaattaactatgctgtcaaaaaaaatttgcatatATCAGAGCGTTTCATGCTGAAAGTATCAGCTTTTTATCAGACAACTCACGATTGGGTTCTGGCGGATCGATTTTACCATAAAGGATTAAACTTTCAAGAATCCGGGATCTTTGATCGACTAAGTAAAGTTCCCCTGAAGAATTCACTGAAGAAGATAAAAGCTAAGGAAAGACTTAAGAAAATCGTTGATTATCAAACAATTGACGCTGTAGATTTAAcgtatttatatgtatttatggcATTTTTCCACTGTTTGGCAGTTATTGTTTTTGGTATTGAGTATATTATCGGACGTTATCGCCGTCCAAGACAATAA